TCACGCTGGGCAGCGAGCTGCTTTTCACCGGACTCGATGATTCGTGCGCTCTCGTCATTGGCCTTGGTCGTAGCGTCTGCAATGATGCGCTGGCCCTGTGCACGGGCTTCGTCGCGAATCTTTGCTGCTTCAGTACGGGCCTCTGCGAGCTGACTGTTGTACTTTTCCAGAGCGGCCTTCGCCTCGGCCTGTGCAGCCTCAGCGCGCTCAATGCCGCCCTCAATCCGGTCCTCCCGCTCGGTCAGGACCTCCTGGAACTTCGGAAGAACGAGCTTCCAGAAGAGAACCAGGATAACTACCAGCGGGACAACGGACCAGACGATGTCATAGGTCTTTGGCAGCAACGGGTCAACGGACTCTCCCATCGGGAGGTCACCCGCCGCTAGCAAAAAGGTGAAATCTGTCATGGTTTACGTGTTCTCCGCTTGAAGGTCCGGACTTAGAAAACGAAGCCTGCGACCAGGCCGATCAGGGCGAGAGCCTCAGTGAAGGCGATACCCAGGAACATGGTGGTACGCAGCTGGCCGGCCATCTCAGGCTGGCGTGCCATACCCTCAACGGTCTTGCCGGCGACGATACCGATACCGAGGCCCGGGCCCAGGGTGGACAGACCGTAACCGATGGTCTTCAGGCCAGCGTTGGTGTCGACAGCCTGGACAGCGTCCTGGGCGGAGAGGATGACGTCGTTCATTATGAACCGTTCCCTTTCTTAAAGGATGGCCCCGGATTAAAGATTGTTCTAAGTAGGCCCGGGGCTTTGTGGGTCAAGTGGGTCTTGCTATTAAATTGGCGAGGCCTTGTTGCCGAATGTGCGGCCTCATTAGTTATGGGTTAGTGCTCGTCTGCGTGCAGCGACAGTTCGATGTAGACGGCGCTCAGCAGGGCAAAGATGTATGCCTGCAGGAAAATCACCAGCATCTCGAACAGCGTGAATGCTACCGCAGCGACAAGGGTCAACCCGGACAGGGCGGTCCAACCATTCAGCTGCCAGAAGAAGAAGTTCGTGGCACCGAAAAGCAGGACTAGAACCATGTGGCCCGCCAGCATGTTGGCCATCAGACGGATGGTCAGCGTAACTGGGCGGAGAACGAAGTTGGAGAAAATCTCGATCGGCACCACGATGAGGTGGAGTACCGGTGGCAAGTTCGGAATAACAACTGCCGACTTCACAAACTTGAAGAAGCCCATCTTCTTCGAGCCTGCGTAAATGAAGGCAACGTATGCGAACAGGGCCAGAACCAGTGGCATACCGATTCGGGCGTTCGGCGAAATATTGAGGCCAGGAATAATAGCCGCAATATTCATCGAGATAACAAGGAAGAAGATGGTGGCCAGAACCGGAAGGAAACGACGCCCCTCCTTCTTACCCAGAATCTCCTCCGCGATGTGGATGCGGACGAAGTCCAGCATCAACTCCGCAACGTTCTGCAGACCAGTCGGCACGAGCTTCGGACGACGCATTGCGACGACGAAGAACACGGCGACGATCACGGCCATCAAAAGACGAACAATCATCAGACGATCCATGGCGTACCAGTCGCCACTGCCACCTAAGATGAAGTCGCCAAATTGTTCACCCGGGAAATACTCCTCCTGCAAGTTGGGTGAGTGAAACTCACCCCGCATCTCGGCAAGTGTTGTAACGCTCAGCGTTCTCTCCCGTGATTGGGCCGCTAGAACTATTGTCAAGCGGTGCGAAGGACGTCATTTAACGTGTCGCGCCGCGGATTCCATTCGCTCATCAGCACGGCGCTCACGGGGACCGTACCTGTGGAAATGATAGTTATTTCGATACAGGCCGTCTTACCCGAAACTCAGGATAACAGTTCTGACTCATTTTCCCCACCCGGTACACCCCCGTGTTTCCGACCCCGAAACCAACAAAGAGGCCGACACCCTCTGTGGGTTTCGGCCTCTATTTGTGGCATCTTCTGCACAAACTCGGCAATCTGCTTATTACCTGCGGTTTTAGAAGCGCATTACAGCCTCTCAGCAGGTCAACAAGTTATTAACGAGCTATTCGTCCTTCATTGGTTGCACATAAGTGAGGTTAGATTGCGACATTCCCCACACTTCTGCGCCAAGCGTCACCATCAGCGTAAGTACAACAGTGACGAAGAAAGTCATGTTGTCATAAAACTCAAGATTTCTAATAACGACCAAGACGCCAATTAGCACCACAATCTTCAACAGCCAGCCCCCCAGCACAACAGCGAGCGTGACAGACGGGGAAGTTCGAGCAGTAAAGAGGATGCCTAGAACGGTAAGCAATACGAAGGTTCCGCTAATGCCCGCGCCAAGGAGTACGCCCCACACGCCGGGCATACCGTTTTTTCCACCCCAGACCAGCAGCGAAAGCACGGTAATCACAGCGAGCGCAATTGCGCCCGAGCGAGCAGCAGCCAGCAGCGGTCGCCGCGAATCGTCGTATTTAGACTCGGGCTCCGGAGTTGTTTTTTCAGTCACGGTCGAAGATTGTACCTTCTGCGTCCACGTCGACGTCCCATAACCTGCCGGCCCCCACTTCCCCGTCTTGGACGCGCTCCGCTTGAACGGTCGTCGGCAAGCGCATTGCGACGGCGGAGGGTGAAGATAACCGCAACAATGAGCAGGAACCCAAAGGTGAGAGCAACGAATTCGAAGGGGAAAACGGTGGTGGCAACGGCGGCGTACGCGACGACCGACACCCATAGGTAGAGCACCAATACCACGCGGCGGTGACTGTGTCCCATCGACAGTAGTCGGTGGTGAATATGCATTTTGTCCGGCGAGAAGGGTGACTTGCCCTGGCTAACGCGGCGAACAACAGCCAGCAGCAAGTCGAGCATTGGCACACTAATTGCGGCGATGACGACCACAATCGGTGAGATCAGGGCGATGACGTCGGCAGTGCCGTACATGGAGGGCGCGATGCGTCCCGACGCCGACACCGATGCCGCTGCGAGAAGCAGGCCAATCATCATGGCGCCGGAATCACCCATAAAAATGCGTGCCGGCTCGAAGTTGTGCGGCAAGAAGCCCAGGCAAGCGCCAAGGAGACACGCGGAAATCATCGCGGGTGGATAGGCAGAGACGGTGCCGCCTTGGTCGTGGAGCATGACCATCGAATAGACAAGGATTGCCGCCGCGGCAATCATACCGAGTCCCGCCGCGAGACCATCGATGCCGTCTACAAAGTTGAAGGCGTTAATCAGCGCCACAGTAAAGAGAACAGTCAAGACTGTGGACATGATTGGGTCGAGAATAAGCGTGGCACCACCACTAAATGGGATATAGAGCAAATACCAGTTGACACCCATAAATGACATCAAAAGTGCCGCCGCAACCTGCCCTATAAGTTTAGTGATGGCATCTAGGTCAAAGAGATCATCCCAAATACCGACAATCAGCAATAGCGACGCAGCCGCCACAACTGCCCTCATATCTGGAGTCATGGGCGGAAAACCACGGGTGAGAGCCGGCATCACCGAGGCAAGGGCGATAGCTGCGACCACCCCGGAGTACATCGCCACGCCTCCGAGCCTGGGCTTCGGAATATCGTGGACATCGCGCGTGCGGGGCGCATCCAACCAGCCCGAGCGAACCAGCACATAACGCACTACTCCAGTGAGCAAATAACTGACAGCAGCGGAAACTAAAACGAGCATGGCGAGCTCTCGGATGGGCACACCTGCCCCACCCGACTGGGCTGCCAATAAGCTCATGTCCGCCACTAGGTACTACTCACCCACACAATCGCTGCAGATACTAAACAGGAAAGACTTTAGGTAGCCAAGATTACTGCCCCAGCAGTCGCTCGGGTGTCGTACTCAAAACCTCGGCAACCGCCGCAGCCGACACAGCGCCTTCGCGCAGAATCCTCGGCACCGGAGTCGAGATATCGACAATCGTCGATGGGGTCCCAATCGTGGCTTCGCCGCCGTCGACGTAGACAGCCGCTTCCCCACCGAGCATCTGCTTGGCACGCACGGCATTGGTGGCCGGTGCCTGGCCGGAGATGTTCGCGCTGGATACCGCCATCGGACCGGTTCGGCGCAGAATCTCGATGGCGATTGGGTGCAGCGGCATGCGCAGCATGACCGTACCCGCGGTATCACCAAGGTTCCACGGCAAGCTCGGCGCCTGGTTCACAACCAGCGAAAGGCCACCCGGCCAGAAAGCCTCCACCAGCGTGCGAGCAGCTGGTGAGTATTCGCGGACGAGCCCCTCAATCGTGCTCCAGGAACCCACCAGCACCGGCACCGGCATATCTGGGCCGCGGTGTTTAGCACGCAGCAAGGAGGCAACGGCCTGGTTATCAAAGGCATCGCAGCCAAGGCCGTAGACGGTATCGGTAGGCATTACGACCAGCCGTCCTGCCTTCACAGCATCTACTGCTGCTGCAATTGCGCGTTCGCGGTTTTCATCTGTGCTGCAGTCCATAATCCTGCTCATCAGATTTTTGCTCCTGCTTCAAAGTTTGCTTTTAAGATCAATTCTTGCGTCCCACCGTAAAACGATCACGGCCTGCAAAGTCACGGCGGACCTCTACATCAGCGTAATCCCAGGTTTCCTTCAGCAGTGAACTGACATCACTGCCCGAAGAGTCATCGTGCTCAATGCCGATGACTCCACCCGGCCGCACCAGCGCATCCACTAGGTTAATCATAGGTCGAATGACATCTAGCCCATCATCGCCGCCAAAGACCGCAGAGTGCGGATCAGCTCTCACCTCGGGGTCAACCTCCGTGTCTTCGGGCACATATGGAGGGTTGGACACAACAATGTCGGTCTCGCCTACCCAATCTGCGAGCTCACCGCCATCATCAATCAGCTGAACATCCGTGACATCGCCAGAAACTAGGTGCACACGCCCATTGCCATACGTCTCGATGTTCTTCGCAGCCCACGCCCGTGCCCGCTCAGAGAGCTCTACAGCCACCACGTCCGCTTCGGGTACGGCGTCGGCAATCGCCAACGCCAGCGCCCCAGATCCGGTACACAGGTCAACGATTTTCGGCTTGACGACGCCACTTGCGACCAGTTCACGGGCTCGATCGATTGCCCACTGCGCAAGCAGTTCCGTCTCTGGCCGGGGCACAAAAACACCGGGCCCAACCTGTAGTTCCAGGCTCATCATCGGCGCTGTACCGATGATGTGCTGCAGTGGCTCACGAGCCACTCTGCGGGCCAGCATCTCTGCCAAATGCTTGCGACCGGCCTCATCGGTGTACGGTTCGTCTCCACGGAAGATAATGTCTGCCGGTCCCGCATTGACTGCGGCTGCAAATAGCGCCCGTGCGTCGGCATCCGGAGAAGCCAGCGCCGCGTCGTTAAGCGTGCGACGCGCATAGCGAAACAGCTCGCCGAGAGTACGGACGGAATCCGGTAACGTCGGCGAGCTATTTTCTGCGGGCGTGGGACTACTCGGCTTCAAGACGCTCAGCGCGCTCCGCGTCGTGGAGGGCCTTGAGCAGGTCATCCATGTCGCCGCCCAGCACCGAGTCCAGGTTATGAGCCTTGTAACCGATGCGGTGATCGGACACGCGGTTCTCCGGGAAGTTATAAGTGCGGATGCGCTCGGAGCGATCCATGTTGCGCACCTGAGACTTACGCTGGTCAGAGGCGGCCTCGGCGATCTCCTCCTCCTTCATCTGCTGCAGTCGAGCAGCAAGGACCTGCATAGCGCGGGCCTTGTTCTGAATCTGAGAGCGTTCCTTCTGACAGGTAACAACCAAACCAGTCGGCAGGTGCGTCAGACGAACCGCGGAGTCCGTGGTGTTAACACCCTGACCGCCCTTACCGGAGGAGCGGTAGACGTCGACACGCAGATCCTTCTCATCAATCTGGATGTCTTCGACCTCGTCGGGCTCCGGGTAAACCAGAACACCAGCGGCGGACGTCTGAATACGGCCCTGCGATTCGGTGACCGGAACGCGCTGCACGCGGTGGACGCCACCTTCAAACTTGAACACGCTCCACGCACCGTCGCGGGACGGAGTCTTAGCTCGGACGGACATAGTCATGTCCTTCACACCGCCGAGATCAGACTCGGACAGGCCGAGGATCTCGGTGGTAAAGCCGTGCTTTTCGGCATAGCGCTGGTACATGCGAGCGAGCTCACCTGCGAAGAGCGCTGCCTCCTCACCGCCGGCACCGGACTTGAGCTCCATCACGATGTCATCGCTGTCGTGCGGATCGCGCGGAGCCAGCAGGTCAGCGAGCTTCTCCTCGAGCTCCTCTGCCTCGGCAGCGAGACGCTCAGCCTCAGCTGCAAACTCGGAGTCCTCGTAAGCCATCTCGCGCGCTGCCTCCAGGTCATCCTGGACTTCAGTCAGCTTCTTGTGAGTCTGAATGACCGGCTGCAACTCATTGAAGCGCTTGCCGACCTTACGGGCAGCCTTCGGGTCGTTGTGCAGTTCGGGGTCAGCCAGCTGAGCCTCGAGCCCGTGATACTCGGAGAGGATGTCGTCAACTGCGGAAACCTGATTAGCCATTGAATATTCCTTCAGATTGTGATGGGTGAAATGCTGGTTGGTGCTGTGGTTTCGGACGGGGTGGCGCTGTCGCACCGCTGGCACTGTGGCACCGCCCCTTGTGGCTAACCCCAGCTAAAGCATGTCATCCACATCAACGTCGGCGGCCATTGGCGCAGAAGAAGCCACCTGCATCAGGAATTCCTTGTTATTTCGGGTCTTCTTCAGCTGCTTAATCAGCAGGTCGATAGCAGCCTGCGACTCCAGCGCGGAGAGGATGCGACGCAGCTTGTGCATAATGCGCGCCTCCTCGGTGCTGAGCAGCAGCTCATCCTTACGAGTACCCGACGGGTTGACATCCACTGCCGGGAACACGCGGCGCTCGGAGATTTTACGGTCGAGCTTCAGCTCAGCGTTACCGGTGCCCTTGAACTCCTCGAAGATAACGGTGTCACCTGCGGAACCGGTCTCTACCATCGCGGTGGCGATGATGGTGAGGCTGCCACCTTCTTCGATGTTTCGAGCAGCACCCAAGAAGCGCTTCGGTGGGTACAGAGCGTTGGAGTCCACACCACCGGAGAGGATTCGTCCCGATGCCGGCGAAGAGTTGTTGTACGCACGTCCAAGGCGGGTAATGGAGTCCAGCAGTACGACGACGTCCTGCTCCTGTTCCACCAGACGCTTTGCGCGCTCGATAGCCAACTCGGCCACTGCTGTGTGATCTGACGGCGGGCGATCGAAGGTGGAGGCAATGACCTCGCCACGGACACTACGCTGCATGTCGGTGACTTCCTCCGGGCGCTCGTCGACAAGCACGACCATCATGTAGCACTCGGGATTGTTCGTCGCGATAGCGTTCGCGATGTTCTGCAGGATCGTGGTCTTACCAGCCTTTGGCGGCGAAACGATGAGCGCACGCTGCCCCTTACCAATCGGCATAATCAGGTCGATGACGCGAGTGGTGAGGATCTTCTGCTCGGTCTCCAGACGCAGACGACGGTTCGGGTACAGCGGAGTGAGCTTAGCGAAGTTCGGGCGCTGCTTTGCCTGCTCCAGATCGAGGCCGTTTATGGTTTCGACCTTGACCAGCGGGTTGTACTTGCGACGATTACGGCCGTTGCCATGAGTGACCTGGCCTGAGCCATTCTCGCGCGGCATGCGGACCTGCCCCGTGACGGCATCGCCCTTGCGCAGGCCGTACTTACGAACCATTTGCGCGGACACCAGCACATCGTTAGAGCCCGGCAGGTAGCCGGACGTGCGCACGAATGCGGTCTTGTTATCTAGCACATCGACGATGCCAGCCACCGGCTGAAGAACGTCATCCTCACGGATCTCGTCCTGACCACCGTGTCCCCCACCGTTGTTATCGCGTCCGCGACGGTCGCGGCGATTGCGACGGTTGCGGCGGTTACGGTTGCCACGACCTTCATCGTCATGGTTGTTGCGATCGTTATTTCGATTGTTGTTGCGGCCACGACGGTTGTTGCGGTTGCCACGACCGTCATCGTCGTTGTCTCGATCGTGGTTGTTGCGATCGTTGCGGTTATTGCGGTCGTTGCGATCACCGCGTTCATTACGATCATTGCGGTTGTCCTTACGATCACCGCGATCACCGCGATCATTACGATTGTCGTTACGCTCACCGCGGTCGTTGCCGTTATCGGAATCGTCGCGGCTATCGTTACTGCGATCGTCCTGATTCTCCTGGTCGCGCTGACGAGCACGGTTACGACGATTTCGACGCTGCTGAGAGCGGGACATCTCCTCGCGACCATCCGCGTTGGCGTCGTCACGCTTGTCGTTGCCCTTGTCGCTCTTGTCGGCGCTCTTGCTGGAATCCCTGTCCGCGCTTTCCGACGGCGATTCCTTGGCATCCTTCACCTTGGAACCGGTATCCGCAGCCCCAGCCGCAGCCTTCTTCGCGCGGGATTTCCGAGCAGGCGCGGAACCAGCAGCCGGGGCACCATTCTTGATGGCCTCAATCAGCTCATGCTTGCGCATGGCGGAGATGCCGCGAATGCCCTTGCTGGAAGCGATTTCACGCAGTTCTGCCATTCGGAGGGCCGCAAGATTCTCTGGGCCGCCTGCCGTGGCAGTGGTGTCCGTATCGGTCACGGATGTCCTTTCATCGACCTTCCCTGCAGTCACTCTCTACAGGGGCTATGTCATTGACACTTTTTCGTTCTTACTGCCCGCCACCGCGTGTGCTCCGTCGTCGAACCTTTACCACGGGCGGAAAAATATCCGCAGCTGGCGGGAAATTATCGAAAAAGCCAGGCAAAAGGCCTCGACGTTGAAACTAAACCGAGGCATCTTGCCTACATTATTTCCGCATCTCAAACCCGAGCGTCCAGGTCGAAGATAGTTAGGAAATTTTAGGTCCACAGCACCGCAAGACTATGTAGTCGCACTACTGATTTATGTGTTTTCAATGTCACGTTGCGCCATCGCGTTGTGTGAGCAACAGCGAAGGTCAACGGCATGCGGAGTACATGAAGAAGTACGTATCTAACCGCGTATTGAAAACGACCTATTGCCCAAGGATAGTCACCAAATAGTCAGGTAGCAACACTAGTTCTCACCTGCGTTTCGCTAGGTCGCGCGGCTGCGAGTCGGTACTGTAGAGCTTATGCGCAGTACGATGCCTCATATTCCTCTCAATATCGCTCAGATTGTGGAATACGGTCGCACCATTCACGGTCGGACTCCGGTGACCTCCTGGAACAGTGACGGACCCGAGACCACCACTTTTGCCGCCATCGCCGCGCGCGCAAGTGCGCTGGCACATGCACTTCGAGATGAGCTCGGTATCGACGGCGACCAACGCATCGCTACCCTGATGTACAACTGCGCAGAACACTTCGAGGTCTTCCTCGGCGTTGCCTCTATGGGCGCAGTATTCCAGCCGCTGAACAAGCAGCTCATGCCGGATCAGATTGTGCACATTATCAATCACGCCGATGACCAGGTCATTATCGCGGACCAGACCGAGATTGAACTGCTCGCCGAAGTTCTTCCGCACTGCCCGTGCGTCCGCGCTGTCATCATTATCGGTATCGGAGATCTGTCCGACGTGGCCGAGCACCTGCCAGATGGCATCCCGTGGTACTCCTACGAATCACTCATCGACGGACGCCCTAGCCGCTTCGACTGGCCTGAGCTCGACGAAAACTCCGGCGCAGCCATGTGCTACTCGACGGGTACCGAGGGCGCACCTAAAGGTGTCGTCTACAGCCACCGCTCGCTGTACTTGCACAGCCTGAATATGCGCACCACTGACTCCTTTTCAATTTCGCACGGAAACCCGTGGCTGTGCTGTGTGCCCATTTATCACGTCCTGTCCTGGGGCGTGCCGCTGGCCTCCTTCATGTGCGGGGCATCGCTGATTTTCCCCGGCGCGGACCTCTCCGCGCCACGTCTGGCAGAAATCATCGAATCCTCAATGCCACGCGTAGCTCAGGGTGTGCCGACGCTGTGGATTAACCTCATGGCGCACTACCTCAGCAATCCTCCGAAGCGCATGAGTCTGCAGGAGATTTTCTCGGGCGGGTCCCCTGTTCCACCTGCGCTGATTCGACTATGGGAAGAGCGTTACGGTGTCGACGTCATCCACTTCTGGGGCATGACCGAGACTTCGCCTATCGGTACCGTGGCACGCCCTCCGTACGGAGCCTCCGGTGAGGCCCGCGAACGCTACCGTGTCAGCCAAGGGCGTTTCCCGGACATCATGCAGTTCCGCATTGTTGATGACAACGACCGCGTGCTCGACCTGCATGACCGCAACCAGGGGGAGCTGCAGGTGCGCGGCAACACGGTCACCGGAGGCTACTACAGCTCTCCGGAGGCTCAAGCTGGAGGCACCGCTCACTTCTTCCGCGGTGCGGAGGTCGACGAGGCTAGCGAACAGTTCACCGAGGACGGCTGGCTACGCACTGGCGATGTCGGCTCGATTACTCACGACGGCTACCTGACTATTCATGACCGTGCTCGCGATGTCATTCGCTCTGGTGGCGAGTGGATCTACTCTGCCCAGCTGGAGAACTTCGTAATGGAAAGCCCACAGGTACTCGAGTGCGCGATTATCGGCATGCCAGATAAAAAGTGGGGTGAGCGCCCGCTGGCAATTACGGTGCTGATGCCGGAAGTTGAACCGAGCAAAGAGACCGCGGAAATGCTCCGCGATGAGCTGCGGCCAAAGCTGCCGAAGTGGATGCTGCCGGAATACTGGGCCTTCGTGGACTCAATCGATAAGACCTCAGTGGGCAAGTTCGACAAGAAAGACCTGCGCTCGCACTTGAGCGCAGGCCAGTACAGCATCGTGAAACTGAAAGGGCCGGGCGAAAAGTAGGTGGTAGGCTAAGCCACCGGCTCGGCAGCTGTCCGCAGTAACGGCTTAGCCGTCGACCACGACCTTAACCGGCTCGCCGATTCCCAGCTCCATGACCTTGATGCCAGCCTCGCGGGCATCGTCCAAGATCTTCTCATCCACTGCAGTAGTTCCCAGAACCATACAGGTCGGGCCAGCGCCCGAGAGGAATGCCGCGTAGCCACGGTTGCGCAGGCGGTTGACCCACTCTGCGGTCACCGGCAGCACGTCGGAGCGGTACGGCTGGTGCAGGCGATCTCGCGTTCCCTCCCACAGCAGTTCCGGGTGGGACTGCAGCGCTGCGGTCATAACCGCAGTACGGGAGACATTGAAACGAGCGTCGACATGCGAAACATCGCTCGGCAGCACCTGACGGACCGCATTCGTGGAGGCGTGAAATGCCGGTACGAGTGCAGTCGCCTGAATGGATTTATGCACCGGAATGCTCACTGCTCGGTACTGAGGTGCAGTGCGACCATCGACAGGCTTGTCAGTCCAGCTGACCACTGCTCCGCCGAGGACGGATGCGCCAGCGTTATCCGGGTGGCCCTCGAAGATCGAGGATTCCTGGATTACCTGGTCGTCGGTAAGCGGGAAGCCGGCCAGACCGTTAGCTGCAGCGACACCAGCGACGGCGGCTGCTGCGGAAGAGCCCAGGCCGCGCGACTGCGGAATGGTGTTATGGCAAATAACCTTCAGCCCCGGTGCCTCGACACCTGCGGCGCGAAGGCCCGCGCGAATCGCGCGCACTACCAGATTAGACTCGTTGCGCGGCAGGTCGACTTCGCCCTCACCGTGAATCTCAACGACGACACCCGATTCGATGACCTCGACCTCGACAATGTCGTAGAGCGCGACGGCCAACCCCAGGGTGTCGAAGCCCGGGCCCAAGTTCGCTGACGAACCTGCAACCGTGACAGTGACCTTCTGCCCCGGGAAAAGCTCCTGTGCCATTTAGATATCCATTCCTTCGATACGAATGACGTTGTTGACGGCCAGAACCGCGTCGTTGGCGCGCAATTCGTCGACCGTTGCTTCCAAATCCTTCTCCAGCGCCTTGTGAGTCACGATGACCAGGCGAGCACCGTTGGCGCCCTCTTCCTGGCGGACGGTGCGCAGGGAGATGTTGTGATCAGAGAAGGTGCGAGCGACATCGGCAAGTACTCCGACTCGATCGTCGACGTGCAGGTCGATGTGGTAGCGGGTGCGAACGTCACCGAAGTCGAGAATCGGCAGGTTAGCGTAGGTGGAATCCCCCGGTGCGCGACCACCGTGGACAATGTTGCGAGCGGCGGCAACAAGGTCACCGAGCACTGCGGAGGCTGTCGGGTTACCACCGGCGCCGTTGCCGTAGAACATCAGGCGACCAGCGGCCTCGGCCTCAATGAATACAGCGTTGAAAGACTCACGCACAGTTGCCAGCGGGTGACGACGTGGAATCAGCGCTGGGTACACGCGGGCGGAAATGGACTCCTTGCCATTCTCGTCCGTGACCCGCTCACAGGTAGCCAGCAGCTTAATGGTGCAGTCTGCGCTCTTGGCGGCTGCGATGTCATCAGCGGTGATCTCGGTAATGCCCTCGCAGTGAACGTCATCAGCAGTCACGCGGGTGTGGAATGCCAGGCTGGCCAGAATAGCTGCCTTGGAAGCGGCATCGTGGCCCTCGACGTCTGCAGTCGGGTCGGCCTCGGCATAACCCAGGCGGGTGGCCTCTGCCAGCATCTCGTCGTAGTCCGCACCGGTGGAGTCCATCGCATCAAGGATGAAGTTAGTGGTGCCGTTGACAATGCCCATGACCGTATTGACAGTGTCACCGGCCAGCGAACGGCGCAGCGGCCCGACGACCGGAATAGCTGCAGCCACAGCAGCCTCAAAGAAAAGGTCGACGCCTGAGGAATCGGCAGCCTCAGAGAGCTCCTCACCGTGAGCTGCGACAAGTGCCTTATTGGCCGTCACGACCGACTTGCCCGCACGCAGTGCCTCCAGCACAACGCGACGTGGGTAATCAATGCCACCGATGACCTCGACTACCAGGTCAACGCCATCGCGCTGGACCAGCGAAAAAGCATCGTCGGTAAGAAGATCCTGATCCACATTCGGACGCGGCTTGGTCTTGTCGCTCACAGCAATACCAACGACCTCGACCGGGCCGCCG
The nucleotide sequence above comes from Corynebacterium amycolatum. Encoded proteins:
- a CDS encoding long-chain fatty-acid--CoA ligase produces the protein MRSTMPHIPLNIAQIVEYGRTIHGRTPVTSWNSDGPETTTFAAIAARASALAHALRDELGIDGDQRIATLMYNCAEHFEVFLGVASMGAVFQPLNKQLMPDQIVHIINHADDQVIIADQTEIELLAEVLPHCPCVRAVIIIGIGDLSDVAEHLPDGIPWYSYESLIDGRPSRFDWPELDENSGAAMCYSTGTEGAPKGVVYSHRSLYLHSLNMRTTDSFSISHGNPWLCCVPIYHVLSWGVPLASFMCGASLIFPGADLSAPRLAEIIESSMPRVAQGVPTLWINLMAHYLSNPPKRMSLQEIFSGGSPVPPALIRLWEERYGVDVIHFWGMTETSPIGTVARPPYGASGEARERYRVSQGRFPDIMQFRIVDDNDRVLDLHDRNQGELQVRGNTVTGGYYSSPEAQAGGTAHFFRGAEVDEASEQFTEDGWLRTGDVGSITHDGYLTIHDRARDVIRSGGEWIYSAQLENFVMESPQVLECAIIGMPDKKWGERPLAITVLMPEVEPSKETAEMLRDELRPKLPKWMLPEYWAFVDSIDKTSVGKFDKKDLRSHLSAGQYSIVKLKGPGEK
- the thrB gene encoding homoserine kinase, giving the protein MAQELFPGQKVTVTVAGSSANLGPGFDTLGLAVALYDIVEVEVIESGVVVEIHGEGEVDLPRNESNLVVRAIRAGLRAAGVEAPGLKVICHNTIPQSRGLGSSAAAAVAGVAAANGLAGFPLTDDQVIQESSIFEGHPDNAGASVLGGAVVSWTDKPVDGRTAPQYRAVSIPVHKSIQATALVPAFHASTNAVRQVLPSDVSHVDARFNVSRTAVMTAALQSHPELLWEGTRDRLHQPYRSDVLPVTAEWVNRLRNRGYAAFLSGAGPTCMVLGTTAVDEKILDDAREAGIKVMELGIGEPVKVVVDG
- a CDS encoding homoserine dehydrogenase — its product is MTAATNNPGKGEGHKVGVAILGLGTVGTEVYRLLNEKAEDFERRIGGPVEVVGIAVSDKTKPRPNVDQDLLTDDAFSLVQRDGVDLVVEVIGGIDYPRRVVLEALRAGKSVVTANKALVAAHGEELSEAADSSGVDLFFEAAVAAAIPVVGPLRRSLAGDTVNTVMGIVNGTTNFILDAMDSTGADYDEMLAEATRLGYAEADPTADVEGHDAASKAAILASLAFHTRVTADDVHCEGITEITADDIAAAKSADCTIKLLATCERVTDENGKESISARVYPALIPRRHPLATVRESFNAVFIEAEAAGRLMFYGNGAGGNPTASAVLGDLVAAARNIVHGGRAPGDSTYANLPILDFGDVRTRYHIDLHVDDRVGVLADVARTFSDHNISLRTVRQEEGANGARLVIVTHKALEKDLEATVDELRANDAVLAVNNVIRIEGMDI